A stretch of Myceligenerans xiligouense DNA encodes these proteins:
- a CDS encoding FtsK/SpoIIIE family DNA translocase yields MATRSTTGGSRNGRPRKSAPRKHATRPRKAKGASPARARPATSGGTTGAARSWPVRAARGTWMGMAHAVGGAARAVGPRDQDTTPGDGERDVGKPSRTTTAKGASSDAGPKAGTAPEPDHRADGVGFFLLALAVVVAAREWWGIDGAFGDGVHAVVAGTLGVAGVALPVLLLWIALRVMRHPERARANGRVTIGLSFIIVSVCALVHISAGLPSPTDGFGPVQDAGGVIGFLFATPVVTGLTQWFAVPLYALAAFFGLLIVTATPVHRIPARLLAVYDRLTGNHEREDAGPGAGTPSGAVPQAGRRRKRKGVKGYVGDEAFEKAAYLAPADDAAASDAPARSDKLATQRIPTGEGKGGKGAPAIGPGLLDERSPASRKKPAPKPPVTPAPMPRGEQPMFDGDTVYLLPDEALLVEGPPHKTRSAANDRVVESLTGVFEQFGVDAQVTGFTRGPTVTRYEVEVGPKTKVERITSLSNNVAYAVASADVRILSPIPGKSAIGIEIPNADRETVVLGDVLRSSAARRTEHPMVMGVGKDVEGGYVVANLAKMPHILVAGATGAGKSSFINSMITSVLMRATPEQVRMVLVDPKRVELTIYEGIPHLITPIITSPKKAAEALEWVVREMDSRYDDLAEFGYKHIDDFNTAVRAGKVKPLPGSERKIAPYPYLLVVVDELADLMMVAPRDVEASIQRITQLARAAGIHLVLATQRPSVDVVTGLIKANVPSRLAFATSSLADSRVVLDQPGAEKLIGQGDALFLPMGAAKPMRVQGAWVTESEVEAVSEHVKAQLKPAYREDVTAPAAARKQIDEDIGDDLDLLLQAAELVVTTQFGSTSMLQRKLRVGFAKAGRLMDLLESREIVGPSEGSKARDVLVAADDLPAALALIRGESNQLYDQDEVAYADDDGAGPANGSGRAPDAPGVVPAEGDAR; encoded by the coding sequence ATGGCGACCCGATCCACCACGGGCGGCAGCCGGAACGGCAGGCCCCGGAAGTCAGCCCCGCGCAAGCACGCGACCCGGCCCCGCAAGGCCAAGGGCGCGAGCCCGGCCCGTGCGAGGCCCGCCACGAGCGGGGGGACCACCGGGGCCGCACGGTCCTGGCCGGTCCGGGCGGCGCGTGGCACGTGGATGGGTATGGCGCACGCCGTCGGCGGTGCGGCGCGAGCGGTCGGGCCGCGGGACCAGGACACGACACCGGGGGACGGGGAGCGAGACGTGGGCAAGCCGAGCCGGACCACGACGGCGAAGGGGGCATCGAGCGACGCCGGGCCGAAGGCCGGCACGGCGCCCGAGCCCGACCACCGCGCCGACGGCGTGGGCTTCTTCCTGCTCGCACTCGCCGTCGTGGTCGCCGCCCGGGAATGGTGGGGGATCGACGGCGCGTTCGGCGACGGTGTGCACGCGGTCGTGGCGGGCACCCTCGGCGTCGCCGGTGTCGCGCTGCCCGTCCTCCTGCTCTGGATCGCGCTGCGGGTCATGCGTCACCCCGAGCGGGCGCGGGCCAACGGCCGGGTGACCATCGGGCTGAGCTTCATCATCGTGTCCGTGTGCGCCCTGGTGCACATCAGCGCGGGGCTCCCGTCGCCGACGGACGGCTTCGGGCCCGTCCAGGACGCCGGTGGCGTGATCGGCTTCCTCTTCGCCACCCCCGTCGTGACCGGCCTGACGCAGTGGTTCGCGGTGCCGCTCTACGCGCTCGCCGCGTTCTTCGGCCTGCTGATCGTCACGGCCACGCCCGTCCACCGCATTCCGGCGCGGCTCCTGGCGGTCTACGACCGGCTCACGGGCAACCACGAGCGAGAGGACGCCGGCCCGGGTGCCGGCACGCCGTCGGGCGCGGTGCCGCAGGCCGGCCGGCGCCGGAAGCGCAAGGGTGTCAAGGGATACGTGGGTGACGAGGCCTTCGAGAAGGCGGCCTACCTCGCTCCGGCCGACGACGCCGCGGCGTCCGACGCGCCGGCCCGCTCCGACAAGCTCGCCACCCAGCGGATCCCGACCGGTGAGGGCAAGGGCGGCAAGGGCGCTCCGGCGATCGGCCCCGGGCTGCTGGACGAGCGGTCCCCGGCGTCCAGGAAGAAGCCCGCGCCGAAACCGCCCGTCACCCCGGCGCCGATGCCGCGGGGCGAGCAGCCGATGTTCGACGGCGACACCGTGTACCTCCTGCCGGACGAGGCGTTGCTCGTCGAGGGGCCGCCGCACAAGACCAGGTCCGCGGCGAACGACCGGGTGGTCGAGTCGCTCACCGGTGTCTTCGAGCAGTTCGGCGTGGACGCGCAGGTCACCGGCTTCACCCGCGGTCCGACCGTGACCCGCTACGAGGTCGAGGTCGGGCCGAAGACCAAGGTCGAGCGGATCACGTCCCTCTCGAACAACGTCGCCTACGCCGTGGCCAGCGCGGACGTGCGGATCCTGTCGCCCATTCCGGGCAAGTCGGCGATCGGCATCGAGATCCCGAACGCCGACCGCGAGACCGTCGTGCTGGGCGACGTGCTGCGCTCCTCGGCCGCGCGCCGTACCGAGCACCCGATGGTGATGGGCGTCGGGAAGGACGTCGAGGGCGGCTACGTCGTGGCGAATCTCGCGAAGATGCCGCACATCCTCGTCGCCGGGGCCACGGGAGCGGGCAAGTCGAGCTTCATCAACTCGATGATCACCTCGGTGCTCATGCGCGCCACCCCGGAGCAGGTGCGAATGGTGCTCGTCGACCCGAAGCGCGTGGAGCTGACGATCTACGAGGGCATCCCGCACCTCATCACGCCCATCATCACCAGCCCGAAGAAGGCCGCCGAGGCGCTGGAGTGGGTGGTCCGGGAGATGGACTCCCGTTACGACGACCTGGCCGAGTTCGGGTACAAGCACATCGACGACTTCAACACCGCCGTGCGGGCCGGGAAGGTCAAGCCGCTGCCGGGTTCCGAGCGCAAGATCGCGCCCTACCCGTACCTGCTGGTCGTGGTCGACGAGCTCGCCGACCTGATGATGGTCGCGCCGCGGGACGTCGAGGCGTCCATCCAGCGGATCACCCAGCTCGCCCGCGCGGCGGGGATCCACCTGGTGCTGGCCACGCAGCGCCCGTCGGTCGACGTCGTCACCGGGCTGATCAAGGCGAACGTTCCGTCCCGGCTGGCGTTCGCGACGTCGTCACTGGCCGACTCCCGCGTGGTGCTCGACCAGCCCGGTGCCGAGAAGCTCATCGGGCAGGGTGACGCGCTCTTCCTCCCCATGGGCGCCGCCAAGCCGATGCGCGTGCAGGGCGCCTGGGTCACGGAGTCCGAGGTGGAGGCCGTCAGCGAGCACGTCAAGGCGCAGCTCAAACCCGCGTACCGCGAGGACGTCACGGCGCCGGCCGCCGCGAGGAAGCAGATCGACGAGGACATCGGTGACGACCTCGACCTGCTGCTCCAGGCCGCCGAGCTCGTGGTGACCACCCAGTTCGGCTCGACGTCGATGCTGCAGCGCAAGCTGCGCGTCGGCTTCGCCAAGGCGGGCCGGCTCATGGACCTGCTGGAGTCGCGGGAGATCGTCGGGCCCTCCGAGGGCTCCAAGGCGCGTGACGTGCTCGTCGCGGCGGACGACCTGCCCGCGGCGCTCGCCCTCATCCGCGGGGAGTCGAACCAGCTCTACGACCAGGACGAAGTTGCCTACGCGGACGACGACGGCGCCGGGCCGGCGAACGGTTCAGGTCGCGCCCCGGACGCCCCCGGCGTCGTGCCGGCCGAGGGCGACGCGCGCTGA
- a CDS encoding ribonuclease J produces MSHPHPELPLPPELPKGGLRVVALGGLGEVGRNMAVLEYDGRLLVIDCGVLFPEDNQPGVDLILPDFEYIADRLDDIEAIVLTHGHEDHIGAVPYLLRMRRDIPLVGSKLTLGFIEAKLKEHRIKPVTREVKEGQRAQLGVFDCEFVAVNHSIPDALAVAVTTGAGTVLHTGDFKMDQLPMDGRVTDLRAFARLGEKGVDLFMVDSTNAEVPGFVTPEVEIGPVLDGVFAQADKRIIVASFSSHVHRVQQVLNAAHAHGRRVAFVGRSMVRNMGIASDLGYLDVPPGVLIDVKKADSLPDHKIVYMSTGSQGEPMAALSRMANGDHRVQVNSGDTVILASSLIPGNENAVFRVINGLTRLGARVVHSANAKVHVSGHASAGELMYCYNILRPRNVMPVHGEVRHLVANGSIAVKTGVPADRVVLAEDGVVVDLVDGRASVVGAVPCGYVFVDGSSVGEIGDAELKDRRTLAEEGFVSVYAAIDTATGKVLAGPQILARGMAEDLAVFDNVLPEITSALETAVAGGATDTHQLQQIVRRTVGRFVATKLRRKPMIVPVVVEA; encoded by the coding sequence TTGAGTCACCCACATCCTGAACTACCCCTGCCCCCCGAGCTGCCGAAGGGCGGACTCCGAGTGGTCGCCCTCGGCGGCCTCGGCGAGGTGGGCCGCAACATGGCCGTGCTCGAGTACGACGGGCGCCTGCTCGTCATCGACTGCGGCGTTCTCTTCCCCGAGGACAACCAGCCCGGCGTGGACCTGATCCTGCCGGACTTCGAGTACATCGCCGACCGTCTGGACGACATCGAGGCGATCGTGCTGACCCACGGGCACGAGGACCACATCGGCGCCGTGCCCTACCTGTTGCGGATGCGCCGCGACATCCCGCTCGTCGGGTCGAAGCTGACACTCGGTTTCATCGAGGCGAAGCTCAAGGAGCACCGCATCAAGCCGGTCACCCGCGAGGTGAAGGAGGGGCAGCGCGCGCAGCTCGGCGTCTTCGACTGCGAGTTCGTCGCGGTGAACCACTCCATCCCGGACGCGCTCGCCGTCGCCGTGACCACCGGCGCCGGGACCGTGCTGCACACCGGCGACTTCAAGATGGACCAGCTCCCGATGGACGGGCGGGTCACCGACCTGCGCGCCTTCGCGCGGCTGGGGGAGAAGGGCGTCGACCTGTTCATGGTCGACTCCACGAACGCCGAGGTGCCGGGCTTCGTCACCCCCGAGGTCGAGATCGGCCCGGTGCTGGACGGTGTGTTCGCCCAGGCGGACAAACGGATCATCGTGGCGTCGTTCTCCTCGCACGTGCACCGCGTGCAGCAGGTGCTGAACGCCGCCCACGCGCACGGCCGCCGTGTCGCGTTCGTGGGCCGTTCGATGGTGCGCAACATGGGCATCGCCTCCGATCTCGGCTACCTCGACGTGCCGCCCGGCGTCCTCATCGACGTGAAGAAGGCGGACAGCCTGCCGGACCACAAGATCGTCTACATGTCGACCGGCTCGCAGGGCGAGCCGATGGCGGCGCTGAGCCGCATGGCGAACGGGGACCACCGGGTCCAGGTGAACAGCGGGGACACGGTCATCCTCGCGTCCTCGCTGATCCCCGGCAACGAGAACGCGGTGTTCCGGGTGATCAACGGCCTGACCCGGCTCGGCGCGCGCGTGGTGCACTCGGCGAACGCCAAGGTCCACGTGTCCGGCCACGCCAGCGCCGGCGAGCTCATGTACTGCTACAACATCCTCAGGCCGCGCAACGTCATGCCCGTGCACGGCGAGGTGCGCCACCTCGTGGCGAACGGTTCGATCGCGGTCAAGACCGGTGTCCCGGCGGACCGCGTGGTGCTGGCGGAGGACGGCGTCGTCGTCGACCTCGTGGACGGCCGGGCATCCGTGGTCGGAGCCGTGCCGTGCGGCTACGTGTTCGTGGACGGTTCCTCGGTGGGCGAGATCGGCGACGCCGAGCTCAAGGACCGCCGGACCCTGGCCGAGGAGGGTTTCGTCTCCGTCTACGCCGCGATCGACACCGCGACCGGGAAGGTGCTCGCCGGGCCGCAGATCCTCGCGCGGGGCATGGCCGAGGACCTGGCCGTGTTCGACAACGTCCTGCCCGAGATCACCAGCGCCCTGGAGACGGCCGTCGCGGGCGGCGCCACCGACACGCACCAGCTCCAGCAGATCGTGCGCCGCACGGTGGGCCGCTTCGTGGCGACGAAGCTGCGCCGCAAGCCGATGATCGTGCCCGTGGTCGTGGAGGCGTGA
- a CDS encoding TetR/AcrR family transcriptional regulator → MARPRTHDDALRTRLLEVASRTTSERGEAGVTVRSVAAEAGTSPSAVYALFGSREKLLAAVTAEGFRRFAAHLAAVPRTGAPREDLRALGLAYRASALADPHFYRVMFDRGVEPASGDGDPIPPAGPGRPDARSTKRGTFEVLRDAVARAVPQGSAAHVETVALGLWGLVHGLVSLELAGRLDGDAETRARRYAETLSALGPLLAENGVRPDARQDAR, encoded by the coding sequence ATGGCCCGACCCCGCACCCACGACGACGCACTGCGCACCCGCCTGCTCGAGGTCGCCTCCCGGACGACGTCGGAGCGTGGCGAGGCGGGCGTCACGGTGCGCTCGGTCGCAGCGGAGGCGGGCACCAGCCCGTCCGCCGTCTACGCACTGTTCGGGTCACGCGAGAAACTCCTCGCCGCCGTGACCGCCGAGGGCTTCCGGCGCTTCGCCGCCCACCTCGCCGCCGTGCCCCGCACCGGCGCCCCGCGCGAGGACCTCCGCGCCCTCGGCCTGGCGTACCGCGCCTCCGCGCTGGCGGACCCGCACTTCTACCGCGTCATGTTCGACCGCGGCGTCGAGCCGGCGTCCGGCGACGGGGACCCGATCCCACCGGCCGGACCCGGGAGGCCGGACGCCCGCTCCACGAAGCGGGGCACGTTCGAGGTTCTGCGGGACGCCGTCGCACGTGCCGTCCCGCAGGGCTCCGCCGCGCACGTCGAGACCGTGGCGCTCGGCCTGTGGGGCCTGGTCCACGGGCTCGTCTCGCTGGAACTCGCCGGCCGGCTCGACGGCGACGCCGAGACGCGCGCACGCCGCTACGCCGAGACGCTGAGCGCCCTGGGGCCCCTGCTGGCGGAGAACGGCGTCAGACCCGATGCGCGCCAAGACGCTCGATGA
- the pgsA gene encoding CDP-diacylglycerol--glycerol-3-phosphate 3-phosphatidyltransferase → MVNDAPSPWNVANYVTMVRIAMVPFFAWALLVEGGESVTWRIVATILFVVAALSDKVDGYLARSRGLITDLGKLLDPIADKFLVGTALVLLWWPLGELPWWVPTVILVRELGITLMRMAVLKYEVMPASRGGKLKTVLQAVAITAFLLPHGDLPWLTVIAWIVMAAAVVVTVVTGVDYAYQGWRIRRSARRASPAQA, encoded by the coding sequence ATGGTCAACGACGCGCCGTCGCCCTGGAACGTGGCGAACTACGTCACGATGGTCCGGATCGCGATGGTCCCGTTCTTCGCGTGGGCACTCCTCGTCGAGGGCGGTGAGTCCGTCACCTGGCGCATCGTGGCCACGATCCTCTTCGTCGTCGCCGCTCTGTCCGACAAGGTCGACGGATACCTGGCCCGGTCGCGCGGCCTGATCACCGACCTCGGCAAGCTTCTCGATCCGATCGCCGACAAGTTCCTCGTGGGGACCGCCCTGGTCCTGCTGTGGTGGCCGCTGGGCGAACTGCCCTGGTGGGTGCCGACGGTGATCCTGGTACGTGAGCTCGGCATCACCCTGATGCGGATGGCGGTCCTGAAGTACGAGGTCATGCCCGCCTCCCGCGGCGGAAAGCTGAAGACGGTCCTGCAGGCGGTCGCGATCACCGCGTTCCTCCTCCCGCACGGCGACCTGCCGTGGCTGACGGTGATCGCCTGGATCGTCATGGCGGCGGCCGTGGTGGTCACCGTGGTGACCGGCGTCGACTACGCCTACCAGGGGTGGCGGATCCGGCGGTCGGCCAGGCGGGCCTCCCCGGCTCAGGCGTGA
- a CDS encoding GNAT family N-acetyltransferase produces the protein MTLFRELADVSVRPAVPGDEAAVTAIQLGAWRATHDATLGEGVMERLDTDLMRERWREAIETAPGPGFAVLVALDGPELVGFAAVSPGQVMSLEVEPGHRRAGHGTRLLAAAVDRLRTDGAQEVTTWVLDGDTAREQFLSDCGLGADGVERSLATGPRTVVERRWSASI, from the coding sequence ATGACGCTGTTCCGCGAGCTCGCCGACGTCTCCGTCCGGCCCGCCGTGCCGGGTGACGAGGCGGCCGTGACCGCGATCCAGCTCGGGGCGTGGCGCGCCACGCACGACGCCACCCTCGGCGAGGGCGTGATGGAGCGGCTCGACACCGACCTGATGCGAGAACGCTGGAGGGAGGCGATCGAGACGGCGCCCGGACCGGGATTCGCCGTCCTGGTCGCGCTGGACGGTCCCGAGCTCGTCGGGTTCGCCGCCGTCTCCCCGGGCCAGGTGATGTCGCTGGAGGTGGAGCCCGGCCATCGGCGGGCCGGACACGGCACGCGCCTGCTCGCGGCCGCCGTCGACCGGTTGCGGACCGACGGCGCGCAGGAGGTCACCACCTGGGTGCTCGACGGTGACACCGCGCGCGAGCAGTTCCTCTCCGACTGCGGGCTCGGCGCCGACGGAGTCGAGCGGAGCCTCGCCACCGGGCCCCGCACCGTCGTCGAACGCCGGTGGAGCGCCTCGATCTGA
- the rraA gene encoding ribonuclease E activity regulator RraA: MVATADLYDDRGEDLASLPLQLRDLGGVAEFSGPVRTIRCFEDNGLVKAVCATPGDGAVLVVDGGGSLRSALMGDLIAASAVENGWAGAIIHGAIRDSVAIGGLRLGVKALGTNPRKSAKAGAGVMDEPVEIDGVVFRPGATVWADADGVLVER, from the coding sequence ATGGTGGCCACGGCGGACCTGTACGACGACCGGGGCGAGGACCTCGCCTCGCTCCCGCTCCAGCTACGCGACCTCGGCGGCGTCGCCGAGTTCTCGGGCCCGGTGCGCACGATCCGGTGCTTCGAGGACAACGGCCTCGTCAAGGCGGTGTGCGCGACTCCCGGCGACGGTGCGGTGCTCGTGGTCGACGGCGGCGGCTCGCTGCGGTCCGCGCTGATGGGAGACCTCATCGCGGCGTCGGCGGTGGAGAACGGCTGGGCGGGGGCGATCATTCACGGGGCGATCCGGGACTCCGTCGCGATCGGGGGTCTGCGGCTCGGGGTGAAGGCCCTGGGCACGAACCCGCGCAAGTCCGCGAAGGCGGGCGCCGGGGTCATGGACGAGCCCGTGGAGATCGACGGCGTGGTGTTCCGGCCGGGTGCGACGGTGTGGGCGGACGCGGACGGCGTGCTCGTGGAGCGTTGA
- a CDS encoding tetratricopeptide repeat protein codes for MTGTPDDVPAAGRRRRPPRGLLGALAVTALLALYVWAVAGRGLAMIGTREPLLIGIGVAVLVLPLLVLAFIVREFWLAARVQAMADTLAAAGDLPVDDLPRSPGGRIDRAAADDAFADRRAAVEAEPGDWRAWYHLAFAYDAAGDRRRARATLRRAVRLYGTPPRDVQQ; via the coding sequence ATGACCGGTACGCCGGACGACGTGCCGGCGGCCGGGCGGCGTCGTCGTCCGCCGCGAGGGCTGCTCGGCGCTCTGGCCGTCACCGCGCTGCTCGCGCTGTACGTGTGGGCGGTGGCCGGGCGCGGGCTGGCGATGATCGGCACGCGCGAGCCGCTGCTGATCGGTATCGGCGTGGCGGTCCTCGTGCTGCCGCTGCTGGTGCTGGCGTTCATCGTGCGGGAGTTCTGGCTGGCCGCGCGCGTGCAGGCCATGGCCGACACGCTGGCCGCGGCGGGTGACCTGCCCGTCGACGACCTGCCCCGCTCGCCGGGCGGCCGCATCGACCGCGCGGCGGCCGACGACGCCTTCGCGGACCGGCGCGCGGCCGTGGAGGCGGAGCCGGGCGACTGGCGCGCCTGGTATCACCTGGCCTTCGCCTACGACGCCGCGGGTGACCGCCGCCGGGCACGGGCGACCCTGCGCAGGGCGGTGCGTCTCTACGGCACGCCCCCCAGGGACGTCCAGCAGTAG
- a CDS encoding CinA family protein: protein MSGQEVSGHDASGPGAGASGTARAAHPEDLARRLLGRLGARGWTLGVAESLTGGGVTSVLVSVPGASAVLRGGVVAYATDLKSGLLGVDGGLLAARGAVDPDVASQMAAGVRRATGADVGLATTGVAGPDPQDGQAPGRVYVAVSAPGTDRVRRIDLTGTRPDIIAGATSGVLRLALSVIPELSSSVAQG from the coding sequence GTGAGCGGCCAGGAGGTGAGCGGCCACGACGCGAGCGGGCCGGGCGCGGGCGCTTCCGGGACGGCCCGTGCCGCGCATCCCGAGGATCTCGCCCGCAGGCTGCTCGGCCGGCTCGGCGCGCGTGGCTGGACGCTCGGCGTCGCCGAGTCGCTCACCGGCGGTGGTGTGACCTCCGTCCTGGTGTCCGTGCCGGGCGCGTCCGCGGTGCTGCGCGGCGGGGTCGTGGCCTACGCGACGGATCTCAAGTCGGGGCTGCTCGGGGTGGACGGCGGGCTGCTGGCCGCGCGCGGCGCGGTCGACCCGGACGTGGCGTCCCAGATGGCCGCGGGCGTGCGGAGGGCCACCGGTGCCGACGTCGGGCTCGCGACGACCGGGGTGGCGGGTCCGGACCCGCAGGACGGGCAGGCGCCCGGCCGCGTCTACGTCGCGGTGTCCGCCCCTGGTACCGACCGGGTGCGGAGGATCGACCTCACCGGGACCCGCCCGGACATCATCGCCGGAGCGACGTCGGGCGTGCTGCGACTGGCACTCTCGGTCATCCCGGAATTGTCGTCATCCGTTGCCCAAGGGTGA
- the dapA gene encoding 4-hydroxy-tetrahydrodipicolinate synthase, with protein MVLPSTTERPFGALLTAMVTPMTPDGAIDLKASVKLAKKLVDDGNDGLVLSGTTGESPVTHAPEKAELVAAVTEAVGDRAAVLAGAGSNDTAHAIRMAEQAAEAGADGLLVVSPYYSRPTQEGLLRHFTAVADATDLPVMLYDIPGRAGVRIAPETFVRIAEHPRIVANKDATGDVWSAAQLIEATGLAWYSGDDGLLLPFLSVGGAGIVSVSAHVVGAQYADVVRHWDAGDHAGALAAFRRVMPVVGALNGAGAQAVMTKAALQAQGVLEHRTLRLPNVAASDHEVATLRAVLTAAGLLPRSATPMSPPELPDEATVIVGHPAIVTPG; from the coding sequence ATGGTTCTTCCCAGCACGACGGAGCGCCCCTTCGGCGCCCTCCTCACCGCGATGGTCACCCCGATGACGCCGGACGGCGCGATCGACCTGAAGGCCTCGGTGAAGCTGGCGAAGAAACTCGTCGACGACGGCAACGACGGCCTGGTCCTGTCGGGCACCACCGGCGAGTCGCCGGTCACCCACGCTCCCGAGAAGGCGGAGCTCGTGGCTGCCGTGACGGAGGCCGTCGGGGATCGCGCCGCGGTGCTCGCGGGCGCCGGCTCGAACGACACCGCCCACGCGATCCGGATGGCCGAACAGGCCGCCGAGGCGGGGGCGGACGGCCTGCTCGTCGTCTCCCCCTACTACTCGCGGCCCACCCAGGAGGGTCTGCTCCGGCACTTCACCGCCGTGGCCGACGCCACCGACCTGCCCGTGATGCTCTACGACATCCCCGGGCGCGCGGGCGTGCGGATCGCCCCCGAGACCTTCGTGCGGATCGCCGAGCACCCGCGGATCGTCGCCAACAAGGACGCGACCGGCGACGTCTGGTCGGCGGCGCAGCTGATCGAGGCCACGGGCCTCGCCTGGTACTCGGGCGACGACGGGCTGCTCCTGCCGTTCCTCAGCGTGGGCGGGGCGGGCATCGTGTCCGTGTCGGCGCACGTGGTGGGCGCCCAGTACGCCGACGTGGTGCGCCACTGGGACGCCGGGGACCACGCCGGCGCGCTGGCGGCCTTCCGCCGGGTGATGCCCGTCGTCGGCGCCCTGAACGGCGCCGGCGCGCAGGCCGTGATGACCAAGGCGGCGTTGCAGGCCCAGGGCGTCCTGGAGCACCGCACGCTGCGGCTGCCCAACGTCGCCGCGAGCGACCACGAGGTCGCGACGCTCCGCGCGGTGCTGACCGCCGCGGGGCTGCTCCCGCGGAGCGCGACACCCATGTCGCCGCCTGAGCTCCCGGACGAGGCGACGGTCATCGTGGGGCACCCCGCGATCGTCACGCCCGGCTGA
- a CDS encoding DUF4328 domain-containing protein gives MRSSRRRRCSSSWRRSERRPRPGRGRDLSPGSDRSTRSTPWPPAGRRSSPLGAFVVGGIWLHGARAFAVAARPEVLQERGSVWVWLGWVVPIVNLWFPLQVVADIRRGCNPRAATRGIGGWWALWLVFTFALFFRYTESRPSDGIRLSIEMPLPVVEGVGALAGLGALWLWVRIVREVTAGQRDFIERLGAHRV, from the coding sequence CTGCGGTCTTCGCGGCGGCGCAGGTGCTCGTCTTCGTGGCGTCGCTCGGAGCGGCGCCCGAGGCCCGGGCGTGGACGGGATCTCTCTCCGGGGTCGGACCGTTCTACTCGGTCTACTCCTTGGCCTCCAGCGGGACGCAGGTCCTCGCCCCTGGGCGCGTTCGTCGTCGGAGGCATCTGGCTGCACGGTGCCAGGGCGTTCGCGGTGGCCGCGCGTCCCGAGGTGCTGCAGGAGCGCGGGAGCGTCTGGGTCTGGCTCGGGTGGGTCGTCCCGATCGTGAACCTCTGGTTCCCGCTGCAGGTCGTCGCCGACATTCGGCGGGGGTGCAACCCGCGGGCGGCCACGCGCGGGATCGGTGGCTGGTGGGCGCTGTGGCTCGTCTTCACGTTCGCGCTGTTCTTCCGGTACACGGAGTCGAGGCCCAGCGACGGCATCCGTCTGTCGATCGAGATGCCCCTCCCCGTCGTCGAAGGCGTCGGCGCGCTGGCCGGACTGGGTGCGCTGTGGCTGTGGGTCCGGATCGTTCGGGAGGTCACGGCGGGGCAGCGGGACTTCATCGAGCGTCTTGGCGCGCATCGGGTCTGA
- a CDS encoding helix-turn-helix domain-containing protein, translated as MVVMRQEIGDVLRDVRQLQGRTLREVSSAARVSLGYLSEVERGQKEASSELLASIADALDVPLSRVLREVSDRVAVAEGILPQIPDTIPADFMQGMLARSDRSATKRDNAREDLAPVG; from the coding sequence ATGGTCGTCATGCGGCAAGAGATCGGTGACGTGCTGAGAGATGTGCGTCAGCTGCAGGGGCGCACCCTGCGAGAGGTGTCCTCGGCGGCACGAGTGTCCCTCGGCTACCTCAGCGAGGTCGAGCGCGGTCAGAAGGAGGCGTCGTCCGAGCTGCTGGCCTCGATCGCCGACGCCCTGGACGTCCCGCTGTCGCGCGTCCTGCGCGAGGTCAGCGACCGGGTCGCGGTCGCCGAAGGAATCCTCCCCCAGATCCCCGACACCATCCCCGCGGACTTCATGCAGGGCATGCTGGCCCGGTCCGACCGCTCCGCGACGAAGCGGGACAACGCACGCGAGGACCTGGCACCGGTCGGCTGA
- a CDS encoding DUF4328 domain-containing protein — protein sequence MSQEPPHPPPHPPHSDPGGPGRPPEAAPAAGEPAMPFAHPAAGARPSPHAAGPRTARGPLAPAGYGYPVARPRVPAGLATGAIVVAIVYAAFRLVLALLSIPATAVWADAADRGLSYADADFVAYDLFGILLFPLGITIFVVGSLWLHTSRKFAEAVNPAYHHRRGAVWAWIGWVVPVVSLWFPYLVVSDVRRATIRNRPRPGIGVWWACWLVPLVCDQVTNRLTGGVLGTDPLTPAVAAYPLFEGLGAVLTGIGCWLWVAMIRELTAAQREWEVTPVA from the coding sequence GTGTCCCAGGAACCGCCGCACCCGCCGCCGCACCCGCCCCACAGCGATCCGGGCGGGCCCGGTCGCCCTCCGGAGGCAGCCCCGGCCGCCGGCGAGCCGGCGATGCCGTTCGCCCACCCCGCGGCGGGCGCCCGGCCCTCGCCCCACGCCGCGGGCCCGCGGACGGCGCGAGGGCCCCTCGCTCCGGCCGGATACGGCTATCCGGTGGCGCGTCCCCGGGTACCCGCCGGTCTGGCCACGGGTGCGATCGTGGTCGCGATCGTCTACGCCGCGTTCCGACTCGTACTCGCCCTGCTGTCGATCCCCGCGACGGCGGTCTGGGCCGACGCCGCGGATCGCGGGTTGAGCTACGCCGACGCCGACTTCGTGGCCTACGACCTCTTCGGCATCCTGCTCTTCCCGCTCGGGATCACGATCTTCGTCGTCGGCAGCCTCTGGCTCCACACGAGCCGGAAGTTCGCCGAGGCGGTCAACCCGGCGTATCACCATCGCCGCGGCGCGGTATGGGCGTGGATCGGCTGGGTCGTCCCCGTGGTCAGCCTGTGGTTCCCCTACCTCGTGGTCAGCGATGTCCGCCGCGCGACGATCCGGAACCGGCCCAGGCCCGGCATCGGTGTGTGGTGGGCCTGCTGGCTCGTTCCACTGGTCTGCGACCAGGTCACCAACCGGCTCACCGGTGGCGTGCTGGGCACCGACCCGCTCACGCCGGCCGTCGCCGCCTACCCGCTCTTCGAAGGGCTTGGTGCGGTGCTGACCGGTATCGGCTGCTGGCTCTGGGTGGCCATGATCCGCGAACTGACGGCCGCGCAGCGGGAATGGGAAGTCACTCCGGTCGCGTGA